The following is a genomic window from Campylobacter concisus.
TTAAAATTCTATTTACTCACAAGAATCGACTACTAAAATTTGATTTCGCTTGCTGATTGTCTCAAATTTTAGATCCGAAATTACTCGCTCATAAAATTTAAAATTTCTTGTAAATGTCTAAATTTAAAGCCAAAAAAGATGGTAAAAAGAAGAAATTTAGCCCAAATTTAACTAAGGACTAAATTTTTACATGCCTCTTTTTATCTCTTGTTCAAGTCTTTCAAGCTCAGCAATCCTATCGCTAGTGCTTGGATGCGTTCTAAAAAGTACGCCAAGCTTGTTAGTTAGCGAGCCAAATGGATTTACGATAAACATATGAGCACTTTGCTCGCTTGCGTTTTGCATAATGTAAGAATTTGAATAGCTCTCAAGCTTTCTTAAAGCACTTGCAAGCCACTCTGGGTGTCCTGTTAGATAGGCTGCGCCCTTGTCCGCCTTATACTCGCGCTCCCTTGAGATAGCCATTTGTATGATTGTGGCAGCTATTGGCATGAGTATAGCAAGTGCTAGCATAACGATGGCATTACCGCCACCTCTTCTTGAACCGTTGCTTTGCCCAGCAATACCACCAACCTTAGCAAAATTTGCAAGCATCGCGATAGCGCCTGCAAGAATTGCCGCGATTGAGCCAGTTAGGATGTCGTAGTGTCTTACGTGGCTTAGCTCGTGAGCTAGCACGCCCTCGATCTCGTTTTCATTTAAAATTTTTAAAAGCCCCTCGGTTACCGCGACAGCTGCGTGGCTTGGGTTTCTGCCCGTGGCAAAGGCGTTTGGCACCTCTTCTGGGATGATGTAAATTTTTGGCATAGGCAAATTTGCCTTTTGTGTGAGGCGAGATACGATCTCATAAAGCCCGTGAGCGTTACTCTCATCGACTGGGATAGCGTTATATCTTTTAAGCACCAGAGTATCACTAAAAAAATATGAAAAGATATTTGTACCAGCCGCTATCAAAA
Proteins encoded in this region:
- the htpX gene encoding zinc metalloprotease HtpX; protein product: MEIFKTAFLMVTLMLIFIAVGGYIGGEQGMMIAFLIAAGTNIFSYFFSDTLVLKRYNAIPVDESNAHGLYEIVSRLTQKANLPMPKIYIIPEEVPNAFATGRNPSHAAVAVTEGLLKILNENEIEGVLAHELSHVRHYDILTGSIAAILAGAIAMLANFAKVGGIAGQSNGSRRGGGNAIVMLALAILMPIAATIIQMAISREREYKADKGAAYLTGHPEWLASALRKLESYSNSYIMQNASEQSAHMFIVNPFGSLTNKLGVLFRTHPSTSDRIAELERLEQEIKRGM